The following proteins are co-located in the Methanobacterium formicicum DSM 3637 genome:
- a CDS encoding DedA family protein: protein MFNSILTGLEGFIVSYGPWAVFGGSILEQVVTPIPSSLVVLGASFFMMKGVALSMGALKTLFFNISIPAALGVTLGSLLYYGISYKIGIPFVQRAGKYLGVTVDDLEGVERKVKASKYENLFLFAARCVPVIPSIAISLFCGMIRYNPRNYVLITFFGALVQASILGIIGWQFGNFYLTISEGLSFIDNIILVIIVLVVVCFVFAKRRQNKGKKD from the coding sequence ATGTTCAATAGTATTCTAACAGGTTTGGAAGGATTCATAGTCAGCTACGGTCCCTGGGCGGTGTTTGGTGGATCCATACTGGAACAGGTAGTAACTCCCATCCCATCCAGTTTGGTGGTGTTGGGTGCCAGTTTCTTCATGATGAAGGGTGTTGCCTTGTCGATGGGGGCACTGAAAACCCTGTTTTTTAACATAAGCATTCCTGCTGCACTGGGAGTAACCCTGGGCTCACTTTTATATTATGGAATAAGTTATAAAATTGGAATTCCATTTGTTCAGCGAGCTGGGAAATATCTGGGGGTGACAGTGGATGATCTGGAAGGTGTGGAAAGGAAAGTGAAGGCCAGTAAGTATGAAAATCTGTTCCTATTTGCAGCCAGATGTGTGCCGGTAATCCCCAGCATAGCAATCAGCCTCTTTTGTGGCATGATAAGGTATAATCCACGAAATTACGTTTTAATAACCTTTTTCGGAGCACTGGTACAGGCATCAATTCTGGGGATTATTGGATGGCAGTTTGGGAACTTTTATCTTACTATATCTGAGGGGTTATCATTTATAGACAACATAATCCTTGTAATCATTGTATTAGTTGTTGTTTGTTTTGTTTTTGCAAAAAGACGACAGAATAAAGGAAAAAAGGATTAG
- the frhB gene encoding coenzyme F420 hydrogenase subunit beta, with the protein MVLGTYKEVVAARSTDKQIQKLAQDGGIVSGLFCYALDEGLIDGAVVAGPSDVMWKPEPMVAMSSDEILAAAGTKYTFSPNVWMLKKAVRQYGLEKLGTVAIPCQSMGIRKMQSYPFGVKNVASKIALMLGIFCMENFPYESLRTFISEKAGVDFDLVEKMDIGKGKFWIETADQTLSIPLKETHGYEQNGCKVCLDYVAELADVSTGSVGTPDGWSTVFVRTDAGETIFKQAVEAGVIETKPMDNVKPGLGLLEKLATDKKTKAMKVIDERKAMGLPVPFKGSAEKEDPLANV; encoded by the coding sequence ATGGTATTAGGAACCTACAAAGAAGTTGTTGCAGCAAGATCAACTGATAAACAGATCCAAAAATTAGCCCAGGATGGAGGAATAGTATCAGGTCTATTCTGCTATGCCCTAGATGAAGGACTCATTGATGGTGCAGTAGTAGCTGGACCATCAGATGTAATGTGGAAACCAGAACCAATGGTAGCCATGTCCTCAGATGAGATACTGGCCGCCGCTGGAACTAAATACACCTTCTCCCCTAACGTATGGATGCTCAAAAAAGCAGTCCGACAGTATGGTCTAGAGAAACTTGGAACCGTAGCCATACCCTGTCAGAGCATGGGAATCCGGAAAATGCAGTCCTACCCATTCGGAGTAAAAAACGTGGCAAGTAAAATTGCCTTAATGTTAGGTATTTTCTGCATGGAAAACTTCCCATACGAGTCCCTCAGGACTTTCATCTCAGAAAAAGCAGGAGTGGACTTCGACCTAGTGGAAAAAATGGACATAGGCAAAGGTAAATTCTGGATTGAAACTGCCGACCAAACCCTGAGCATACCACTCAAAGAAACTCATGGATACGAACAGAATGGATGCAAAGTTTGTCTGGATTACGTAGCAGAACTAGCTGATGTATCAACTGGTTCAGTTGGAACCCCAGACGGCTGGTCCACAGTCTTCGTCAGAACCGATGCTGGTGAAACCATATTCAAACAGGCTGTAGAAGCTGGAGTCATTGAAACCAAACCAATGGATAATGTGAAACCAGGCCTAGGTCTACTTGAAAAACTGGCCACCGACAAGAAAACCAAAGCCATGAAAGTAATCGATGAAAGGAAAGCCATGGGCTTACCTGTACCTTTCAAAGGCAGCGCTGAAAAGGAAGATCCATTAGCTAATGTATAG
- a CDS encoding carboxymuconolactone decarboxylase family protein yields the protein MNTETTQSNDQEINVEEIMEKISSYFGFVPKIFQVLSENPPALKVYFDKVEVMMVDESLPPLTKEFVSIGAAAALGSPHCLNTHLEVAREFGATNEQLLLAIILGASITETTALSQSLRVYDQFTGE from the coding sequence GTGAACACTGAAACTACACAGAGTAATGATCAGGAGATAAATGTTGAAGAAATAATGGAAAAGATAAGCAGTTACTTTGGTTTTGTACCCAAAATATTCCAGGTTTTATCCGAAAACCCACCTGCTTTAAAGGTTTACTTTGACAAAGTAGAAGTTATGATGGTGGATGAGTCTCTTCCCCCTCTCACCAAGGAATTTGTATCCATTGGGGCAGCTGCTGCTCTGGGATCACCCCATTGCCTTAACACTCACTTGGAGGTAGCCAGGGAATTCGGAGCCACCAATGAGCAGCTGCTACTGGCAATTATTCTCGGAGCTTCCATCACTGAAACCACAGCCCTGTCACAGTCATTAAGGGTCTACGACCAATTTACAGGAGAATAA
- the map gene encoding type II methionyl aminopeptidase, whose product MTDMYQKAGKIVKDVREMAVSEVHEGMKVLDLTNLIESEIMKRGGLPAFPCNISINEVTAHYTSPPGDETILQDGDLVKIDLGAHVDGYIADSATTVMIGSGEGPYQSGDKKYTTEKQLEMIETVNQALEVAISNIRPGVELGKIGGAVEEYVKSQGYLPVVNLAGHSMDRWILHSKLSIPNVKENNPHKIEEGDVLAIEPFVTDGVGVVGDMKDTFIFRFLRDRPLRLVPARKLLEVIKTKYGTFSFAKRWLNDEPGIRQLNPAMRQLVSSRAIYPYHVLREKSGARVVQAEHTVIVESDGCRVITQ is encoded by the coding sequence ATGACAGATATGTACCAAAAAGCAGGTAAAATTGTAAAAGATGTTAGAGAGATGGCAGTTAGCGAAGTTCACGAGGGGATGAAAGTACTAGACCTGACAAATCTCATTGAATCAGAAATCATGAAAAGAGGAGGTTTGCCCGCCTTTCCCTGCAACATATCCATTAATGAAGTTACTGCCCATTACACCTCCCCACCAGGGGATGAAACCATCCTGCAAGATGGAGATCTGGTAAAAATTGACCTGGGAGCCCATGTTGATGGTTACATAGCAGATTCAGCCACCACCGTGATGATAGGCTCAGGAGAAGGTCCTTACCAATCCGGAGATAAAAAGTACACCACCGAAAAACAATTGGAGATGATTGAAACTGTTAATCAGGCCCTGGAAGTTGCCATCAGTAACATAAGGCCCGGTGTTGAGCTGGGTAAAATTGGTGGAGCTGTGGAAGAGTATGTGAAGTCGCAGGGGTATCTACCCGTAGTCAATCTCGCTGGTCATAGTATGGATCGGTGGATACTGCACTCTAAATTATCCATACCTAATGTTAAGGAAAATAACCCACATAAAATAGAGGAAGGTGATGTTCTGGCAATTGAACCCTTTGTAACTGATGGTGTAGGGGTAGTGGGAGATATGAAAGATACTTTCATCTTCAGATTCCTACGTGACCGGCCATTACGCCTTGTTCCTGCTCGAAAATTACTTGAAGTGATAAAAACAAAATATGGTACCTTTTCCTTCGCCAAAAGATGGTTGAATGATGAACCGGGCATAAGACAGCTTAATCCTGCCATGAGACAACTGGTCTCTTCCAGGGCAATCTACCCTTACCATGTACTCCGTGAGAAAAGTGGTGCCAGGGTGGTCCAGGCTGAACATACGGTGATAGTGGAATCTGATGGTTGTAGGGTGATAACCCAATAA
- a CDS encoding DUF1622 domain-containing protein — protein MYTEIIYYISYSLALFGALLVFYGGIRAAIKVISKELLRRTYEYNDIRLDFTNKIVLALEFFIAADLIKSIMQPTLSDVVVLAVIVGIRTVVGYSLNAELKELSDIK, from the coding sequence ATGTATACTGAGATAATATATTATATTTCTTATTCTTTAGCCCTATTTGGGGCTCTTTTAGTTTTTTATGGCGGAATAAGGGCAGCAATCAAGGTTATCTCCAAGGAACTTTTGAGGAGAACTTATGAATACAATGACATCCGCCTGGACTTCACCAACAAGATAGTGTTAGCTCTGGAATTTTTTATAGCTGCTGATCTAATCAAGAGCATAATGCAACCAACCCTAAGTGATGTTGTTGTTCTGGCGGTGATTGTGGGCATAAGAACAGTGGTAGGTTATTCTTTAAATGCGGAATTAAAGGAACTATCAGATATTAAATGA
- a CDS encoding DUF308 domain-containing protein, producing MQKNTLAIVLIILGLIVLAFPLLGLVPISILTGLGVAFLGIGLILAGFSDRAENSGLGLLEIVLGIIALVLGLGFILNPGLFSFVAGLLVAMAGLFLIIIGIVAVFTKAGGSRWNGVVAIIIGIIYLIFGYIIKDPFWLGALIGLWLLITGILMFFQKD from the coding sequence ATGCAAAAAAATACCCTAGCAATAGTACTGATAATTTTAGGTTTAATCGTTTTGGCCTTTCCCCTGCTGGGACTAGTTCCAATTAGTATCCTAACTGGCCTTGGAGTGGCATTTTTAGGTATAGGCCTTATACTAGCTGGTTTTTCCGACAGAGCAGAAAACAGTGGGCTTGGGCTTCTGGAGATAGTGCTGGGAATTATTGCCCTGGTACTGGGTCTTGGATTCATCCTGAACCCGGGTCTTTTCAGCTTTGTGGCAGGATTATTAGTCGCAATGGCAGGTTTATTCCTGATAATCATCGGTATTGTTGCTGTATTTACTAAAGCTGGTGGTAGTCGTTGGAACGGAGTTGTGGCCATAATAATAGGTATTATATACCTTATATTTGGATACATCATAAAAGATCCATTCTGGTTAGGTGCACTAATCGGTTTATGGCTACTTATAACTGGAATTTTGATGTTCTTCCAGAAAGATTGA
- the map gene encoding type II methionyl aminopeptidase, which yields MIDMYQKAGKIVKDVRELAVSEVHEGMKVLSLINLIESEIIKRGGLPAFPCNISINEVTAHYTSPPGDETILQDGDLVKIDLGAHVDGYIADSATTVMIGSGKGPYTSGDKSYTPEKQLELIETANQALEVAISNIRAGAELGKIGGAVEEYVKSQGFLPVSNLTGHSMDQWILHSGLSIPNVNEKNHHRIEEGDILAIEPFVTDGVGVVGDMKDTFIFRFLRDRPLRLAPAKKLLDIIKLKYANLPFAQRWLKEEPGIRQLNPAMRQLISSRAIYPYHVLREKSGARVAQAEHTVIVESDGCTVLTR from the coding sequence ATGATAGATATGTACCAAAAAGCAGGCAAAATTGTAAAAGATGTTAGGGAACTTGCAGTTAGCGAAGTTCATGAAGGAATGAAAGTTTTAAGTCTAATAAATCTCATTGAATCAGAAATCATTAAAAGAGGAGGTTTGCCCGCCTTCCCCTGCAACATATCAATAAATGAGGTTACTGCCCATTACACCTCCCCACCAGGGGATGAAACCATCCTGCAAGATGGAGATCTGGTAAAAATTGACCTGGGAGCCCATGTTGATGGTTACATAGCAGATTCAGCCACTACCGTGATGATAGGCTCAGGAAAAGGCCCTTACACATCTGGAGATAAAAGTTACACCCCCGAAAAACAGCTTGAACTTATTGAAACTGCAAACCAGGCCCTGGAAGTTGCCATCAGCAACATACGGGCCGGTGCTGAGCTGGGTAAAATTGGTGGGGCAGTGGAGGAGTATGTGAAATCTCAGGGATTTTTACCAGTTTCCAACCTGACCGGCCATAGCATGGATCAGTGGATCTTGCATTCAGGATTATCCATACCCAACGTTAACGAAAAAAACCATCACAGAATAGAGGAAGGTGATATCCTGGCCATTGAACCCTTCGTAACTGATGGTGTAGGAGTAGTGGGAGATATGAAAGACACATTTATCTTCAGATTCCTACGTGACCGACCTTTACGCCTGGCACCTGCCAAAAAATTGCTTGATATCATAAAATTAAAGTATGCTAACCTTCCCTTCGCCCAGAGATGGTTAAAGGAAGAACCAGGGATACGGCAGCTTAACCCTGCCATGAGACAGCTGATTTCTTCCAGGGCAATCTACCCTTACCATGTACTCCGTGAAAAAAGTGGTGCCAGGGTAGCCCAGGCCGAACATACGGTTATAGTAGAATCTGACGGGTGTACAGTTTTAACTAGATAA
- the frhG gene encoding coenzyme F420 hydrogenase subunit gamma: MLARIKSFFGMEAKPDNKASQEEVEKVAEEKAKPRIGYIHLSGCTGDGMSLTENYDILAPLLTEMVDIVYGQTLVDLWEMPEMDIALVEGSVCLQDEHSLHELKEVREKAGLVVAFGSCAATGCFTRYSRGGQQAQPNHESFVPIADLVKVDLAIPGCPPSPEIIAKTVVAVLNGDMDYLQPMMDLAGYTEACGCDLQLKVVNQALCIGCGTCAMACQTRAVSMTNGRPEINSDRCIKCGVCYVQCPRSWWPAERINQDLGL, from the coding sequence ATATTAGCCCGCATCAAATCGTTTTTTGGAATGGAGGCAAAACCTGACAATAAAGCTTCACAAGAGGAGGTTGAAAAAGTGGCTGAAGAAAAAGCTAAACCAAGAATAGGATACATTCACCTGAGTGGATGTACTGGAGATGGAATGTCGTTAACAGAGAACTACGACATCCTAGCACCTTTACTTACTGAAATGGTGGATATAGTTTACGGACAAACCCTGGTAGACCTATGGGAAATGCCTGAAATGGACATAGCCCTGGTTGAAGGATCAGTATGTCTACAAGATGAACACAGTTTACATGAACTCAAGGAAGTACGGGAAAAAGCAGGCTTAGTAGTTGCTTTCGGATCCTGCGCAGCAACCGGCTGTTTCACCCGATACTCCCGAGGAGGACAGCAAGCACAACCAAATCACGAATCATTCGTGCCAATTGCTGATCTGGTAAAAGTTGACCTGGCCATACCTGGCTGCCCACCATCACCCGAAATAATTGCCAAAACTGTAGTAGCAGTCTTAAACGGTGATATGGACTACTTACAGCCCATGATGGATCTGGCTGGTTACACCGAAGCATGTGGTTGCGACCTGCAGCTGAAAGTGGTGAACCAAGCATTATGTATTGGATGTGGAACCTGTGCCATGGCTTGCCAGACCCGAGCTGTGAGCATGACCAACGGAAGACCTGAAATAAACAGTGATCGTTGTATTAAATGTGGAGTCTGCTACGTGCAGTGCCCACGAAGCTGGTGGCCTGCTGAAAGGATCAACCAGGACTTAGGCTTATAG